One Osmerus eperlanus chromosome 2, fOsmEpe2.1, whole genome shotgun sequence genomic window, TGTGCATCTCTTTCTCACTGAAACACACGACAAACTAACACCCTTCATTTTTCATGTGCTCTTTTTCAAGATATGGCTCTGTCTCCTACCGCAATGGTGGCCCGCCGGGTGATTGCAGCCGCATCAGAGGGAAGCCATGAGCAAGCAGGTCGGTCTGTCTTCCTCAATCCCAGTCATATAGAATGCATCTCTGTCGCTAGCTATTGGTCAGAGTGACCATTGTGATCTGATAAAGTGTCAAATCCCGCAGCAAAGACCTGGAAGATCCTGAGCTTTGTGTTGGCCTTGCCTGGTGTGGCTGTTTGCATGGCCAACGTTTATATgaagacacaggcacacacccacGATAATCCTGAGTTTGTCCCTTACCCACACCTTCGCATCCGCACCAAGGTGAGACACAAGCCACAAAGGGTCATTCCACGGCTAGAGCTTAACTGCATCTGTTTATCATTCAGTAACTGTACATTTTACAGTTGAGAGTCAAATGCCTTTGTTGGTTAAACTATCTTGGAAATGTTGACTCAATTTATTTGTCTATTCTCCATTAGGCATGGCCCTGGGGTGATGGAAACCACTCTCTATTCCACAACCCTCATACAAATGCTCTTCCTACTGGTTTTGAGGGCTCCGACCACTAATAGGACCTATACAGGACTGTGTTCCCTGTACTGTTTGCAACATGCCTTGCTTGATCACACTGAGCCTGGGGCCAATAAGCACCTACAGCGTGGTGTTCCCTGTCAGATGTAATAAAATGGAGTTTATCCTACTTACTACTTGATGCTATGAGTGCCATTTCCTTTGTTCATGTCTGATTACCTGAAATCAATGACCACTGTGTTGGTAAAATATCCTGCCACAGAAAAAAAAGGTAAATACACTTTAAATTGACTAGGTCTAGATTTGGATCAGCATCTCAGAAGTAAGTAACTAAATGTGACATGAAACTAGCTTTCATAGTAGCAGAAATCGTAGCAGAAATTCAGATGGTGTTCAGATAGTATCAAAGACAGACGTATTATGGTAATGCAACTGCAT contains:
- the LOC134040935 gene encoding cytochrome c oxidase subunit 6A, mitochondrial, encoding MALSPTAMVARRVIAAASEGSHEQAAKTWKILSFVLALPGVAVCMANVYMKTQAHTHDNPEFVPYPHLRIRTKAWPWGDGNHSLFHNPHTNALPTGFEGSDH